The Zeugodacus cucurbitae isolate PBARC_wt_2022May chromosome 4, idZeuCucr1.2, whole genome shotgun sequence genome includes the window TAACACCGAGGATGCCGTTATAGCCTTTGGGTCGTGCCGGCTGGCCTTGAGTTGCCAAGCGTGATAGCAGCATTGTGATATTACACTGATCATTCATGATTTTCATCCATTTATCCGACTatatgcagacatacatacatgcaatatgaacatatgtatgtatggatttgTATATTATCAGCACTCGAACCGACTACCGGCTATTTCGTACTGGCTTTACGACTCGATTATGACAAAATTTACTGATTTGAATGAAAATCGCACGACGtacttacttatacatatatatgtacatacatacagaagaAGTACGCACACATAGAGATTGATTTGTCTTCACCCCCAAATCATTCGATATGAAAAacctggaaataaaaaataaaaaaaaatacaaaattaagccAATAATACACCCGCAAAAATAATTAtccatatagtacatacataagtatatacacaCTTGATAACGAATTGGTTAAAATACGATTGAGAGAAAACGCGACAAAtgtgtaaatgaaaaaatataggaAGCTCTCCGAGCGAAATTGTTTTGCTAAATTGGCATAGATCAGCCCAACTTATACTATCTAACTCGACAATTAACTGTACATTGTAAATGATGTGATTAGTTGATGGATTAGGAAGGTACACAATTACATTAGCTTAAAACTtgatgaaatcaaataaatgtaaatttgtacATCTCTGAACAACCGGAGTTATAAAAAAAGTGTTTCTTTCATTCTTTGGCAAACGCTGATCATAGGTAAGTTCATGACAACTTTAGCAGCGAATACAACTTTATATGTGGGAAAAAATTCTAACTTCAAAGTAAGGACTATGCTTGGGCGCAGTCACTCATTATGGGTGTATGCAATGATAAAGAGGATGCTCATCACTCATCATTTGTGGTTAATAACCGTTTTGTTGTTCGGGACAATTTAGTTTTgtccatttattttcattaagatatcatggtattgaatttttataaaaaaatataaataaataaaagaattttcaGGACATATTGCACAGATTCTAATAGATTTGTTCACCTACAATTGCATCGGAAATATAAGCATGAAGTTTGCAAAATTTTGAGTACAAACGgttaatttgtatacaattaaaataaaaaagcctTGTCCAAAAATctgaatatttatgattttgttaacaaaaaaataaaaactgaaaatttaaaattattttttgtcatataaaattaacttaagtatgtaaatagatatgtTAGCAAAAATCGCACTTTAAAtcccactgaaatagctattcaaatagattttggcgaatattataggcttacaaatcaaaataagagtgctcattttaacaaggttgtcgGGAGAAGTTTGCTTTTATAAGTGACAAGCTAACGCATATCACATTATTTTCttcataaatctcttaactaaaattaggaaatcctttagttgcttttctaaaatatttatttttcttaaggtaactgctcccagtttaaaaagaaatttatattatcaagtctggttgatttttttaaataattaaaatactcttcattagaatataattttttgcaagTAGCCGTCGATagagtgggagcagttatcaaaaggaacgtctggcagataacgaaatccaaaaatgtttatacccaaggacagcattttctgaaaaaaaactgtatttcacattcataatactattttcatgtcATACTACTATATTTGTTGTGTTTCACGTTGgatgttaattaaaatataaataaataaatacatttactacttttttaagccattttatagGACATGttgttaaacaataaataataaatgatgaaaaaaacgggacatgtcgcaccgtgcgaatgtggtaaatatttaattaaaaaactatgAATTGTTGTCCCCAataacgacttccattttttgtccgtgcgaatgccttggttttcgTTCGACAtgacggaaatgcccatataatttgtttacttaatattttttattaaaaacatttacacAAATCTCAAAATACTACGAACTCCCTCCATCTATGACCACCATTttcatttgtaacaaataatccAACTTTCGAAGTACCTAAGTTACTGTGAGAATCATCCGATTTGAAGGCATTAGAAGTTGAAATTTCGTTTCAAAATTCCACtctccaatatacatatgtacatcatatatgtacgtatgtttgcAATGCATCCGCCAATTGAAGATTActtattaacatttaattatttttatcacaggctgtaatttataaaaacaattccaCGTGGGCGAAACTGAATATGTTTGACTTaagattagaaatatacaattgAAATGAGTAATAAGCattgtacacacatatgtacatccaaTTATTATCTTCGGTAATTAAAGTCACTTCTCTGATTTGATTACAATTAGACAAAGCAAAGCATAAACAATTGCAAAGCTTTCAATGCATTAACATATtgattttgttacaaaattaaTTCAGTGCAACAATAATTGatcatttgaataaatttctaCTGGATACAAACGAGTTGCATTCGATTGGATCGGAAGTTAAGATTAAATTACGACAATAGATAGCTGCCATCACTGGTCATTTATTAGATCTTCatcaacatatatatacatgttttGCACGCATACATAATTAAATGCAAGGATTAGTTAAATGGCTATTAAATTATTCGTATTCCTAATAAACAAAATTCTTTAAAAGTTTTCAATTCTGGAAGTTTGTGGAGCAAATTAAAAGATATTTATCAGAACAATACAATAATGTACAAATGCACTTGGCGCTtatgtgtgtaaatgatttacatatttagttaaagTTATATTATCTTCTGAACAAAATGATTAACAAACACTATGCCATTGTTATGGCAATGTTAAATGTAAGCGATTTTCATGcggctttcatttcatttattttattttttatatcaactATTTGCTTATTCGTCGTgatgattttcaatattttattaatcttGTTTGaagattaaaaatttaagatattaAGTTTATATGATTTAATGATTAACATATTTCATAATTAGCTTTTCGAGTAAATTTCTAAAGAAGAGCAtatcatatttaattaaagGCTTTTTCACACATTAATCTTCAATTACTAATGTTTTAATACAGATTTCGAGTATATactataaaacgaaaaaaacattaaacgcGTGAAATAGttcgtcattttttttttacttgtgaCACGATTTATTTCAAAGCTTTATTCGAAAACTATTCCTTCTTTTAAATCAAACAAtgattaacatacatacatatttttaatttgacacaattttattgctttgaaTCCATGTAAGCAAAGAGGagagcaatattttttatattaattggtTTGTTTGATTCTTCTCGATTTTTAGTTATGTAATTGTCaagattaaatttaatattacgaACGATCACGTGTTGCTTTTGTCGTtgattcaaatattatttgtttaaattatgttTACGTGCTTTAATGTAGCAAAGACTAATGCGTATATGTGTTTTGtattaagatatatttatacatatactaatCCCTTCCATAACAAGGATGGGAGGGCTGCAATTGTCCGTCAACATCCATATTGGTTGCTGAAGGTCGGTTGCTTTCGGAAGAATCAATTTCGGAGTCTGGTTCTGTAGTGCCGGTTTCCTCCTCTACTGCACTTTCAGGCAATACCTCTTGTTCTGTGGTTTCACTTTGAAGTTCAATTTCCTCATTGTTAGATTTTTCAGCAGAAGCTACTGATTTAACATCCTCCCCAATAGATGAAATATCATTCTCTTCATCTTCATCCCCCAGTTCTTCCTCAATCAATTTACGCGCTAGTCGAACCGCTTCAAATTCATTGTAATGCGCTTTTCTGCGACGTTCAAACTCAAGTCGACgaactgaaaataaaaatgtagtattgtaattatatgtttgtatttaatgtacaaatGAGGTAATGGAAGAGGAATTGAGTTTTTAACAGCATTAATACGCGTTCGATTACCTTTTTCTTCCGGTGTCTCATCGATGTTTTCTTCATCAGAAATATCTTCAGAACCGAATGCAGGCGATTGAGTACTCGCGGCAATACGTAGCCTGTAGATAGTTAATAATGcaagttttatattttctaattaaaacaattgtCAAGCTATATTACTTTTCCGCGAGCAAATTTGCGTCTAACGCATCTGTGTGGGCCAGATCCGGAATAACGTAATTATATGGCGTTTTCGGCTCATCAATTTTCATATGACCATAATCTTTGTCATGTGGGTGGTAGGTTTGCAAAACATTCAATTCATCAAACTTCGCACTCTTGCGATAACTACAGTAAaagaaaagtataaataaaaaacgataGATCAGAAAAACAAAACATCACATATTAATTGGATTCGATTTGGCATTGACGCTTGCATTACACTCACCTCGCAGCGCCGGGCTTATCAAAACTGCTGGAATTTTTTAGAATGCCCTTACAAGGTTTCTTGGCATCAGGCGAGTCCT containing:
- the LOC105212955 gene encoding protein phosphatase inhibitor 2, whose protein sequence is MQDSPDAKKPCKGILKNSSSFDKPGAASYRKSAKFDELNVLQTYHPHDKDYGHMKIDEPKTPYNYVIPDLAHTDALDANLLAEKLRIAASTQSPAFGSEDISDEENIDETPEEKVRRLEFERRRKAHYNEFEAVRLARKLIEEELGDEDEENDISSIGEDVKSVASAEKSNNEEIELQSETTEQEVLPESAVEEETGTTEPDSEIDSSESNRPSATNMDVDGQLQPSHPCYGRD